A window from Salvia miltiorrhiza cultivar Shanhuang (shh) chromosome 2, IMPLAD_Smil_shh, whole genome shotgun sequence encodes these proteins:
- the LOC131009910 gene encoding uncharacterized protein LOC131009910 — translation MQVDVEKIKNLSVLQRSSMRVMSTNLGVSKSLIHKWVKEKKLKPHTNAIKPFLTPQNRLSRLKWSLNQLSSISEDGFIKFQTMYNTIHIDEKWFYRTKTNDRYYLLPDEGEPYRTCKSKRYIEKIMFMCAVARPIFGLDGRCIFDGKFGIFPFTTMEAAQRNSKNRMKGTMEVKPITAVTKEVMKCFKRGQLLLFLFITVCYQKLLKFHHLAIFITFWQMIPNFKAKWPVGANKHIYIQQDNAKPHIKPNDPDFLAVANTDGFKFQLVCQPANSPDTNVNDLGFFRAIQTLKDQKPAGNVEELLKNVKDAYDEYPPEKLNHVFITLQSCYHEIIKARGGNDYKIPHMNKERLSRLGLLPDCIQVEETLVRETLQFLELDASAEGEIYNLGAVIEGLEQVDITE, via the coding sequence ATGCAAGTAGATGTTGAAAAAATCAAGAATCTTTCTGTGCTTCAAAGGTCATCAATGAGAGTCATGTCTACAAACCTAGGTGTGTCAAAATCTTTGATTCACAAGTGGGTGAAGGAGAAAAAGCTTAAACCACACACAAATGCAATAAAACCCTTTCTTACCCCACAGAATAGGCTGTCAAGACTGAAGTGGAGCCTAAATCAGCTTAGTTCAATAAGTGAAGATGGTTTTATAAAGTTTCAAACAATGTACAACACCATTCACATCGATGAGAAGTGGTTTTACCGTACCAAAACCAATGATAGGTATTACCTGCTGCCGGATGAAGGGGAACCATATCGTACATGCAAATCAAAGAGGTACATTGAAAAGATTATGTTTATGTGTGCCGTTGCCCGACCAATATTTGGCCTAGATGGCAGATGCATATTTGATGGAAAGTTTGGGATATTTCCTTTCACAACCATGGAGGCAGCACAACGGAATTCAAAAAACAGAATGAAAGGTACCATGGAAGTGAAGCCAATCACAGCAGTTACTAAGGAAGtgatgaaatgttttaaaagagGTCAGCtgttactttttctttttattactgTTTGCTATCAGAAACTGTTAAAGTTTCATCATTTAGCCATTTTTATTACCTTTTGGCAGATGATACCTAACTTTAAAGCTAAGTGGCCAGTGggagcaaacaagcacatataTATCCAACAAGACAATGCAAAACCCCACATAAAACCCAATGATCCAGACTTTTTAGCGGTTGCAAATACTGATGGTTTTAAATTCCAACTAGTATGCCAGCCTGCTAATTCACCGGATACAAATGTCAATGACCTAGGGTTTTTCAGAGCAATACAGACATTGAAGGATCAAAAACCAGCAGGGAATGTGGAAGAGTTACTCAAGAATGTTAAAGATGCATATGATGAATACCCACCAGAGAAGCTAAACCATGTGTTCATTACTTTGCAAAGTTGTTACCATGAAATCATCAAGGCAAGGGGAGGAAATGACTACAAAATTCCACACATGAACAAAGAAAGACTCTCAAGACTGGGGTTGTTACCAGATTGCATTCAAGTTGAAGAAACACTTGTAAGGGAAACACTACAGTTTCTGGAGTTGGATGCAAGTGCAGAGGGAGAAATTTACAACCTTGGAGCAGTCATAGAAGGGCTGGAGCAGGTTGACATCACTGAATAG